Proteins encoded by one window of Arachis hypogaea cultivar Tifrunner chromosome 1, arahy.Tifrunner.gnm2.J5K5, whole genome shotgun sequence:
- the LOC112707953 gene encoding uncharacterized protein, whose amino-acid sequence MVTSTPYYAQANGQVETANKILISLIKKHIRNKPRTWHETLRQVLWAYRNSPRGSTGKSPYKLVYGHDAVLPLEINLNTLRVSKQSSFPVDDYLNAMFDELNELDSKRILALENIFRQKESVSRSYNRRIKEKSFSIGELVLKVILLMEKKSKFLGKWSHTWEGLFQVVGTYFGNAYQIREIESGKIIDLINGKYLKKYYCWLN is encoded by the coding sequence atggttacctcaaccCCTTATTATGCGCAGGCTAATGGGCAAGTAGAGACAGCAAATAAAATCCTGATAAGTTTGATCAAAAAGCATATCAGAAATAAGCCTCGAACATGGCATGAGACTTTAAGGCAGGTATTATGGGCTTATCGAAATTCGCCAAGAGGGTCAACGGGTAAATCACCCTATAAATTAGTTTATGGCCATGATGCGGTGTTGCCATTAGAAATCAATTTAAACACTTTGAGGGTGTCAAAGCAAAGTAGTTTTCCAGTTGATGACTACTTGAATGCAATGTTTGATGAATTGAATGAATTAGATTCAAAGCGAATATTGGCACTTGAAAATATATTTCGACAAAAAGAAAGTGTTTCTCGAAGTTATAACCGTCGAATCAAGGAAAAATCTTTTAGTATAGGTGAGTTGGTTTTGAAGGTTATTTTgctaatggaaaagaaatcaaaatttcTTGGCAAATGGTCCCATACTTGGGAAGGCCTATTTCAAGTAGTAGGAACATATTTTGGAAATGCATATCAAATCAGGGAAATTGAGTCAGGGAagataattgatttgattaatggAAAGTACTTGAAGAAATACTATTGTTGGCTAAATTAA